The genome window AGCCGCTCGTCGAGGCCGTCCGCGCACTGGAGTTCCCCGCCGGCACGGTGTCGGCCTTCGTCCACGGCGAGGCCGGCTTCGTCAAGGAACTGCGCCGCCAGCTCCGCCTGGACCACGGCGTCCCGCGCGAGCGGCTGTCCGTCTCGGGCTACTGGCGGCTCGGCCAGAGCGACGAGGCCTGGCGGGCGGCCAAGCGCGACTGGAACGCCCAGGTGGAGGCCGAGCAGGAGCAGGACGCCTGAACCAGGACGGCGCCCCGGCCCCGGCCCCGGGTCAGCGCAGGGTCAGGGTGCGCCACGGGCTGCTCGGCGACCGCACCAGGGCGGTGTGGGCGTCGAGCGCCTCCTGGTAGACCTTCTCCGGCGCGTTCCGACCCATCGTCAGCACCCGGCCGAGGACGTAGGCGGCGGACAGGCCGAACCAGTTGGGGTAGGTCTGCGCGCACGCGCCGCCGGCCTGCCGGATGATCCGCTCCGCGCCCTCGCGGTCGCAGAACCCGCTCGCCTGGCCCCAGAAGCCCATGTTCACCGCGCGGCCGAGGTTCCAGGCGGCCTGGGTGTGGATGACGCCGTCGTGCGGCAGCAGGCCGTCGCGGCGCAGCCAGCCCTCGCAGCGCCCCACCAGGCCGGCCACGTCGAGCAGTTCGTCGCGGGCCCGGTCCGGGCTGCCCTGCTGCCGGCACCAGGCGAGCACGGCCTGGGTCAGCGCGGTCGGATCGGCGGAGGGCGCCGACTGGCCCGCGTAGTGCAGCCGCAGCGCCAGCACCCGGTCGACCGAGGTGAGCCGGTCGGCGTCGAGCAGGCTGTCGACCTGGGCGTGCCACTGCTCGGCGGTCTCGATGCTCCACCACTTGCGCAGCATCTCGCGCGTCTGCTCGTAGTCCAGCCGGTCGGCGCCCATCGTGTTCCACGGCCGGGCGCCCATCACGGCCAGCTGCGCGCCGCAGGCCAGCGCGCGGGCCAGGTCGCCGTCCAGCGGCTCGGACCGCATGGTGCGGACCGTGCCGAGCAGGTCCTGCCAGGTGCCGACGGTGTCCGGGTTGCGCTTCAGCCAGGCCATGACCTCGCCGACCTTCAGCCGCGTCTCGATCCGGCTGCCGCGGTTGACGACCAGGGTCCAGTCCGGGCTGGTCCTGCCCACCCACGGGACGAGGACGGGCCACATCATCTGGTCGTAGAAGACCCCGTCAGGACGCTGCGCGGGCAACAGCCCCCGGGTGTACACGTCGAGCGTGATGCGGGTCCACCGCTTGCCCTTCACCAGGGACGTACCGCGCACCTGCTGGCCGGCCAGGCGCGCGTCGGCGTGGTCGAGCCGGGACGGGACGAACACGTCGGCGGCGGCGAGCACGGTGAGGAACGACCCGAGGTCGTCGTTGCGCTTCGCCTCGAAGAGGCGCTGCTCCTCGTCGGTCGGCGCGATCCAGCCGTTGGCGTCCAAGACTCCCCCTGAGTGTGCGGACTCAGGCGGTCGAGCCGGTCCAGCCAGGTGGCCGAGGCTAGCGCGTGCGTGCGACCCGGTGCAACGCGGAGATCTGCACCGGGCGCTGACGTCACGTCAGCCCAACTGTCATGGCCGCGCCGGGCAGGACGGTGCCGCACCCGCCGTCGGCGGCTTCTCCTACTATGACCGCCATGAACACTGGGGGGCCGCAGGTACGGCTCATAGACGGCCGGTTCGAACTGCTCAGACGCCTCGGCGGCGGCGGCATGGGACTGGTCTGGCTCGCCCGGGACACCGCCCTGGAGCGCGAGGTCGCCATCAAGGAGGTCCGCCCGCTCGACCCCGCGGCGGCCGCGGCGGATCCGCAGGCCGCACGCGAGACGCGCGAGCGCGTGCTGCGCGAAGCCCGTGCGCTGGCCCGGCTGCAGCACCCGAACGTCGTGACGGTCTATCACATCGTCGACACCGCCGAGCATCCCCATCCCTGGATCGTCATGGAGCTGGTCACCGGCGGCAGCCTCCACGACCGCCTGACGCAGGGTCCGCTCACCGTGCCCGAGGCGGCCCGGATCGGGCGCGGGGTGCTCAGCGCCCTGCGCGCGGCCCACGGCGCCGGCATCCAGCACCGTGACGTGAAGCCCGGCAACGTCCTGCTGCGCACCGACGGCACCCCGGTGCTGACCGACTTCGGTATCGCCGCGATGCACGGCGCGACCGCCCTGACCGCGACCGGCGCGCTCATCGGTTCGCCCGAGTACATCGCCCCCGAGCGCGTCCGCGGCGAGGAGGGCAACGCCTCCTCCGACCTGTGGTCGCTCGGCATGATGCTGTACGTCGCGATCGAGGGCCACCACCCGCTGCGCCGCGGCACCGCGCTGGCCACCCTCGCCGCCGTGCTCGACGAGCAGCTGCCGCCCCCGCAGCACGCCGGCCCGCTCGGCCCGCTGCTGTCCGCCCTGCTCGCCAAGGACCCGGCGCAGCGCCCGGACGCCGAACAGCTGGAGCGCGCGCTGGCCGCCGCCGAACTGCCGGGCGCCGCCTACGTTCCGACCGTCCAGAGCATGCCGCTGCCCCCGCCCGCACCGGGCGCCACGGGTCCGGCCGACCCGCCGCGTTCGCGCGCCTTCACCGAGCCCGCCCTGCGGCGGCGGCGGACCCTGATGGGCGTCGTCTACCTCTGTGCGCTCTTCACCGTCGGCTCGGTGCTCTGGCTCCAGCACCGGGCCGCCAGCACCGCCGACAGCGGCACCGCGGCCCCGCCCGCGGTCTCGATCACGCCCGGAGGCGACTCCGCGACCCCCGACCAGCCCGGTTCCGGCGCGGCGGCGGACCTGCTCACACCCGCCGGCATCCGCGCGGTGATCAAGGGGATGGCCCTGTCCGGCAAGGTCATCGACCTGACCGTCTACCCCGACCACGCGAGCGCCCAGGTGCCCACCGCCGCCGACCCGACGGTCTACGACCAGAGCATGTACAGCAACGGCGCGGCCATCAGCACGGCCGGCGGCCCCGTGGCGCCCAACGCCGTGCCGGTGGACCTCCAGGACTACGACTGGGACGCCCTGCCGGCCCTGCTGCAGAAGGCCCAGGCCACCCTGAACGTGCCGAACCCGACCACGCGCTACGTCACCATCACCTACGACGTGTTCGACCACTCCCCGGCCATCCGCGTCTACCTCGCCGACGACCACGACGGCGGCTACCTCGCCGCCGACCCCAAGGGCAAGGTCCTGGAGACCGTCCCGCGCACCTGAGGTCCGAAGATGCCCTGATCAGTCGGCTGATCAGGGCATCTCGCGCCGCAGGCCTACAGGCCGGCCTGGTACATCCCCGTCTCCCGGTCACGGGAGATCGCGCCCGCCTTGCGCAACTGCTCCAGGTCCCGCCGCACGGTGCGCGGGTCGGGCTGGACCACGTAGCTCGCACGGGCGCGCACCCAGTCCCACGCGCCGCCGTCCTCCCGCATCGCCCGGAGAAGCTGGTCGCGTCTTTCGATCGCCGAGGTGGGTGCGCCGGGGGTGTTCTCGTTCATGCGCCTCATTCTCGCCCAGGCCCGGCACGCCTCCCAAACCCGCACCCGCGGGTGGTCGTCCCGCAGCCGTGCGACCTGGTCCGCCCGCGGCCCGTCCACGCCGGTGCGGCATTCGCGGCGCGGCATTCGGTGCATCACGGGCCGTCCGCCGGCACCTGGGACAGTGCGTGACGTTTGCCTGGGGGAATTACGTGATCGTCGACAAGTGCGCGCCCGTGACCGCCGGAAGCCTCGGGTTCAGTCGGCGCTGGAAGTGCTGCGCCTGTCGAGGCCGAAGTCAGCGCCGGAAATCGTGGCAAGGTCGGCGACCACGGCGTTCATGGGCCGGCTGAGTGCGGCCAGCGCTGTGCGCAGTTCGCCGGCCAATGGCCAGCGCTGCTCGTGGTGCAGGGCCGGCAGCTCTGCGGGGCGGGCGCTCTCATGAGCTTGCAGGAGGGGGTGCCAGCGGGTCAGGAACGGGCGGAGCACGCCGTTGAGCAGCTGGTCGGCGAGGCCCGGTACGTTCGGCACGGCGTGGGGCCGGCTGGGCTCGCTCAGCCCGACGTTGTACTGGCGCAGGGTGCTGCGGGTGAACTCGAAGAGGCTGTGCAACGAGGACAGTGCCTCGCGCAGGCTGCCGGTGTCGGGTTCGAGCTGCTGGGTGCCGATCCGCAGCACGAGTTCGGTCTGCAGATCGAAGGCGGCCATACGGTCCAGGTCGCTGTGGGTCGCGCGGTGCTGATGGGGCATCGACAGCTCCCTTCGAGGGCCGGCTGCTCGCGTGTTCGGGGCGCCGCGCTCCAGGGTAGTCGAGCGGTGGTCGGCGAGCAGGCGAACGGCCGCTGCCCGTAGTTGTGCCGTGCGTGCCGGGTTGGGGTCGTGCTCCGCGAATGCCTGCACCAGGACAGGGGAGACCAGGAATCGATCTGGGGCCTCGTCGGGGCAGTGGACCAGGTGCTGGGCTCGCAGCAGACTCAGTCCCGCCTTCGCGCGGCGCAGCGCGACCGCCGAGGAGGCAGGTTCGACGGACCGCAGCACCTCGGCTGCCAGTCGTGCGTCGATTGTGGCCGGCGCCAGGGCGCAGCCGACGCGCAGCACGTCCAGTGGGAGCGGACCGGCGTCGAGGGCGTCGACCAGCAAGGCGCGGGTGAGGCCGACCGGCCAGTCAGTGGCAGGCGGGTACTGTTTGGCGGCCAGCTCCAGCAGGCTCTGTCCAGGAGTGTGCTGCACCTGGAGCAGCTCGGTGAACGGGTGTTGCTGCGCCGCGCAGCCCGCGAGGTCGAGAGCCAACGGGTGACCACCCAGGCTCTCGCTCAACTGCTTTGCCGCAGTGACCTGTTCGACGTTCGACGGTTCGACCCGTGCGGTGAGCAGCTCGTAGTCGTATGGCGGTTCGAGTTCGCGCAGCTCGACCGAGCGGGCGAGTGAGCTGTAACGCAGACTGCGGGTGGTGAGGAGGGTTCGGCCCTCTGCGGTGGGGGCGCACAAGTTGGCTACCTCGCGGTTGCTCAACCCGTCGGCCAGGCCGTCCAAGACCCACAGATAGGGCAGCCGGGTGTCGCGCAGCGCCCGGTGGACCGCCAGGTCCGGATCGGTGCCGGTCAGGCCGAGGTCGGTGGCGATGCCGGCCAGACCCAGGCGGAACTGGTGCCGGGCGGCTGTGGCCGGACCGTGGCCCGCGCCGGAACTGACGTCCAGCCAGAAGATGCCGCCGGGGTAGGCCGGGGCGAACCGAAGGGCGTACTCGCGGGCCAGCAGCGTTTTGCCGATGCCGGGTGCGCCGTGCAGGACCGCCAGACCGGTCGCCGCGCCGCTGGTCACCAGCGGCGCGTCGTGGCTGTTCAATGCGGTGTGCAAGTGCCACAGGTCGGTGAGGCGCCCGGTGAAGACTGGTGAGGACAACGGGCGCGGGCGCGGGGAGAACGCCGGTGGTGCGGGCGAGGCGAGTATCGGCAGCGGACCGGCGAGTCGGTCGGTGAACGCTCTCACCTGAGCGGCGAACGCGGTGAGCTGACCCGGAGAAGTGGGCAGTGGCCAGTGCCGGGCGTCGCGCAGCTCGACGGGATGGATGTGCTCGCTGCCGGGTTCGGGATTGACGACCAGGACCCGGCGCCGCGGGTCCTGCTCGTGCCACCCGGCGAGGTAGGCCGCCGTCAGCTCCCACTGACAGGCGGGACGGTGTGGGTAGCCGGCGGAGTAGAAGGCCAGCAGGACCTTGGAACGGCCGAGCTGCTCACGGATCGTCGCGCTGATCGGCTGGAAGTCCGGGATCGCGGCATGGTCGACGAAGACGTTCAGGCCTGCCTGCTCAAGTGCGTCGACCAGCGGTGCCACGCGTTCACGGTCGGCGCGGCTGTAGCTGAGGAACACGTCCCACACGGCGGTGTCCCTCTCCTTCGTACCGCGGCTCCTGACGCCCAGGGCTGTTGAGTGGAGTTGCCCGCGCGACGGGCGGTGCCGCACTACAATACTCGGGGACCGGCTAGGGGGGATCATGCGCCGCGCGAAGCGCTCGAAGGCGAAGCAGTTCACCGTCAAGCTCGCGGTTCCGATGATCGGAGAGATCAGCGGAGTCTGGGAGCCAGTGGACGCCGAGCGCAAGGCGGCCTGGGAGCTCTACGTTGAGCTGGTCACTCGGGTGGCGGTGGTCGAACTCGGCCCCGACGAAGGAGTGCTGCGCGAGGCGATGAACTCCCTCTACAGCCTGTTCGCCACCACCCGAGACATCCTGCGCCGCTACGGCCCCGAGGTGGCCCCACGCCGCGACCCCGGCTACGTCAGTTTCGGTGCGCTTGCCGTCACCGTCCTCAATGGCGCCCTGCGCCCGCTTCTGACCCGTTGGCACCCGGTCCTGACCGCCTACGAGGCGGCCCGCCCGGCTGGCCTCGACCCTGTGGCCCATGAGCATGCCTGGGCCGAGGCCGAGCGCCTGCGCGAAGACCTGCGCATCGCCCGGGAGACTCTGACCGACCTCGGCCGTACCTTGGCTGAGGTCGCCGGCGCGGGAGATCTGATGACGGTCACCGTCGTCCCGAAACAGCGGGGGGGGGGTGAGCGGCTGATGGTCCGCCACCTCCGGGTCAGTCCCGGGGAACAGCCTCGGCCGGGAAGAACCCGAACCGCTGCCCGTCCCGTTCACGTTCACGCTCGATGCCCTGGCAAGAGCCCGCCTGCCCTCAATGCCGATGCAGCAGTTCTCCCGGTACGGGCGCGAGAAGTGATGGCTCCCTGGTACCCGAATAGCCGATGTGTAGCTCCTGTCGGGCTCGCGTGGTCA of Kitasatospora viridis contains these proteins:
- a CDS encoding DUF1266 domain-containing protein gives rise to the protein MDANGWIAPTDEEQRLFEAKRNDDLGSFLTVLAAADVFVPSRLDHADARLAGQQVRGTSLVKGKRWTRITLDVYTRGLLPAQRPDGVFYDQMMWPVLVPWVGRTSPDWTLVVNRGSRIETRLKVGEVMAWLKRNPDTVGTWQDLLGTVRTMRSEPLDGDLARALACGAQLAVMGARPWNTMGADRLDYEQTREMLRKWWSIETAEQWHAQVDSLLDADRLTSVDRVLALRLHYAGQSAPSADPTALTQAVLAWCRQQGSPDRARDELLDVAGLVGRCEGWLRRDGLLPHDGVIHTQAAWNLGRAVNMGFWGQASGFCDREGAERIIRQAGGACAQTYPNWFGLSAAYVLGRVLTMGRNAPEKVYQEALDAHTALVRSPSSPWRTLTLR
- a CDS encoding serine/threonine-protein kinase; amino-acid sequence: MNTGGPQVRLIDGRFELLRRLGGGGMGLVWLARDTALEREVAIKEVRPLDPAAAAADPQAARETRERVLREARALARLQHPNVVTVYHIVDTAEHPHPWIVMELVTGGSLHDRLTQGPLTVPEAARIGRGVLSALRAAHGAGIQHRDVKPGNVLLRTDGTPVLTDFGIAAMHGATALTATGALIGSPEYIAPERVRGEEGNASSDLWSLGMMLYVAIEGHHPLRRGTALATLAAVLDEQLPPPQHAGPLGPLLSALLAKDPAQRPDAEQLERALAAAELPGAAYVPTVQSMPLPPPAPGATGPADPPRSRAFTEPALRRRRTLMGVVYLCALFTVGSVLWLQHRAASTADSGTAAPPAVSITPGGDSATPDQPGSGAAADLLTPAGIRAVIKGMALSGKVIDLTVYPDHASAQVPTAADPTVYDQSMYSNGAAISTAGGPVAPNAVPVDLQDYDWDALPALLQKAQATLNVPNPTTRYVTITYDVFDHSPAIRVYLADDHDGGYLAADPKGKVLETVPRT
- a CDS encoding tetratricopeptide repeat protein, translating into MRHRPSRGQLHSTALGVRSRGTKERDTAVWDVFLSYSRADRERVAPLVDALEQAGLNVFVDHAAIPDFQPISATIREQLGRSKVLLAFYSAGYPHRPACQWELTAAYLAGWHEQDPRRRVLVVNPEPGSEHIHPVELRDARHWPLPTSPGQLTAFAAQVRAFTDRLAGPLPILASPAPPAFSPRPRPLSSPVFTGRLTDLWHLHTALNSHDAPLVTSGAATGLAVLHGAPGIGKTLLAREYALRFAPAYPGGIFWLDVSSGAGHGPATAARHQFRLGLAGIATDLGLTGTDPDLAVHRALRDTRLPYLWVLDGLADGLSNREVANLCAPTAEGRTLLTTRSLRYSSLARSVELRELEPPYDYELLTARVEPSNVEQVTAAKQLSESLGGHPLALDLAGCAAQQHPFTELLQVQHTPGQSLLELAAKQYPPATDWPVGLTRALLVDALDAGPLPLDVLRVGCALAPATIDARLAAEVLRSVEPASSAVALRRAKAGLSLLRAQHLVHCPDEAPDRFLVSPVLVQAFAEHDPNPARTAQLRAAAVRLLADHRSTTLERGAPNTRAAGPRRELSMPHQHRATHSDLDRMAAFDLQTELVLRIGTQQLEPDTGSLREALSSLHSLFEFTRSTLRQYNVGLSEPSRPHAVPNVPGLADQLLNGVLRPFLTRWHPLLQAHESARPAELPALHHEQRWPLAGELRTALAALSRPMNAVVADLATISGADFGLDRRSTSSAD